In Candidatus Bathyarchaeia archaeon, the genomic stretch TGCATGATACCATGTTGCCTTATAGAAGGCGTCGTATGCCTCTTCATATTTCTCTTGAGCTCTTAATGCTACCCCCAGATAGTAGTAGGCTTCCCCATCCTTAGGCGTAACGTAATTTTTGGTTGCGCGTTCAAGGGCACGCCTAAGGTGCTCCTCAGCTTCTTTAAACATTCCACGTTTACAGTAGAGAATAGCTAAAGCAATGTTAGTTCGATAATCATAGGGATCTCTTCTTAAAGCCTCCTCATAGTAGGGGTAGGGCTCGATTGCAGGATTATAAAACTGTTCCAAACGCAAACCGGTGAGATAAAGCTCCTCAATAGTCTCTATTTCTTTCGGTGGTTTAGGCGGTTCAACGGGTTTAGGCATAGGAGCATTCTCTTTCCTCACAGGCTTATAGGATATTATTTCCTCTCCTTGCGAAGAAAGCAAGATTAGCTCTAAGTCTTCCTCTTTTGCCCCTAGCGGCAATTGAACCCTTTCAACGAATGGTTTTGTTGGACTAATATCCGCCTCTCTCTCGAAAACAACTTTTCCAGAAGCCTTTAAAATAACCCTTGAACTTTTACGTTCTGAGGTTGTGTAAACTCCGATACTAACGGTGTTCTCTGAATCTATCTCCAAGTTGATTGCAGCCTCTCTGTTAGCGTTTTTTACGCCACCTATCTCCCGAATTGGATACCAGTATATCTTGCAGGTTTTAACTTCATATGGCTGTATCCACGTGTAATCAGGCTGATTGTCCGAGTAGGCTCCGATCATGAGCTCAATATATGGTCCATCAGCATCGGTGAGTATTTTTTCCCACATTCGTCCTTCAGAGCCGTTACCCCACAGAAAGAATTTTTTGCCTGGAACAATATGGTGATTGGCGACCGCAACTGTTCCCGCCCGCTTTCCATGATCATATCCTGCTAGAAAATCATCTTTATAATTCCAAGCGAAGAAGGATGTCGGCGCCAGGTGATTCTTCCACCAGCTGACGTCTACTCCACTAGTGTAATCTACTCCGGCGAAAACTTCATATGAGATGGGCCAGTGTGAGAACTGGTTTTTGCCATGAAAAGTCGCATACTCGGTTCTTGGCGGAAATATTATTTGGTAATTTTCATTCGCGTGAACAGCTGGATTTGCCCAGATAAGGAAGGAGTGGGCGAGAGGAGTGCGATTAAAAAGCTTAATGGTTACTTCAATATAAGATTTACCCGGATACAGCGTTATGCCAACTATCCACTTCATTCTATGCCGGAGCTCTATTTCACCAACCCAGATAGTTTTGCTTCCATCAGGATTCTCCCTTAACGTGTAGTCAACCGGCATAAAAGTTGTGGCTCGATGGTGATGAGGGATGTTCCATTCGACCCCGCCTGAAATCCATGCGCCAAGCATTCCAATCAAAGCTGGTTTAATAACATGCTGATGATAGAAGAAATCATAGTTATTGGTTTTATCTGTGGCAAAAAATATTCGGCCGCCTATCTCAGGGAGCACACAGACCTTAATATACTCGTTTTCTAAAAAAGCCGCCTTGTACACCTTCTCTATTCTATTATCTGTTAGTTTGTCTAGCATAGGATAGGGATAAACATGCCCCTGCGCCCCTTGGTAGGCTCTGCCAGTATAAAATATTGGGTTTGGGTCAGGATCGCTGATCTGGTAAGTAGGTATCACCAGCGGTTCTTCCCAAATTTTTACATCCCTAGTAAAGGACCCGTATCCCTCCATGGAAAACTCCTCACGAAAACTCAATGATGGGAAAAATGAATATAAGATTTATGGGTTAGCTTTGATGGAAAATAACATAAATAAAAATAAATATGGAACAATTTAGTTTATTTAGAACGTTTTAGCGGCTAATGCCCACATCGCTACTAAGTCTAGCGTTATCATGCCTAAGATGAAGCCTGCCACTATTCTAACCCATACGTTTTCGTAGAACTTGGCTCCGCCTATCTTAAGAACAGCCACCTTTATTATTAATGCTGGAACCGATCTGAATAGACCGTAGCATATGGGCCATATCATCAGCGCCGCCGGATGTAGGAAGAACCATGGGAACCTTGATCTCAGCACAAACAATATTATTGGGAATATTATTCCAATAACTGTCCACGTAACTTTATATGAAGACCAGTAGGTGAACGGCGCGAAAACTCCGGACTCCGCGTTCGCTGCCATCGCTTGAACAGGGTTAATGTCTCCACCACCGCCAGCGGCTCCGGAAAGGACTACGCCAGCTCCATACTTGTAGAGCATTGATGTGACTATTGGCACTCCTATAACAGCTATCGCGGACAGCAGTATGAAAAGCGACTTAAACATCGTTTTCGGACTAACGCCGCCAGTCTCGCACATCTTATAGGCGAAGAGCGTAGGCATAGCGCCCGACCAGTTTGCGTTAGATAGCGGTAGGGCTTGTGGCATAGCTCTTGCAGTTAAGGCAGCTAGGCTTGTTGATGGATTAGTGTAAGCCCCTATAGCTTCTCCAAAAGCGAACACATAATTATGGCCAGTCCACCAGGTGAATGGGGCTGCCAGCCACTCTATATTGTGGCTCTGAACCCACATCTGCCCTATCATTGTCACGCTGTATAACACTGCTGTAAATATTAGAACGCCGATATTCGCCCCTGAAGCAACCCATATAACCATCCAGATTATCCACAGTAGAATAAAGGTTATCCAGAGAGCTCTGTCAGAAATATCTCCTGGAATTGACGAGGAGACGCCTTTTATTGCCCTTGAGAAGCTGTCTTTTAAGTATTTCCAGCCCGATATGATCATCCATAGGCCTATGCCTATCCACACCCCAGTATGCTCCATATGCAGCCACGCCATGCCTGGAGCAACGTCGCCCCAATAGTAGCTCCAAGCGCTTACTCCGGGCGCCATTGCGCCCGTGAAGTGCGCTGCCAGCGGATATATCCAGTAGAATATTATGTCAAATATCGCTATGGAGGCCAAGACGTCTAGTGGCATTATAGTGTACCACACTGTTGTATGCGGGTCTATAAACCACCAGCCTTCAACATGATATGGGCTGAAAATCGGCGCAAGCTGTGCATCTAAAGGTACTCTTCCAAAAACGTGTTCCCTTGGAATTAGTGGGTAGAACATGTTAATTGTCATTGGGCCAGCCCATATCGCTCCAAATATCCAGCCAAGCCAGATCCACTTATCCTTAATTATGGCTCTGCTCCCATTCACCTTTCGATCATATAAATCTACAGTTACTATAGCTGGTACAACGCTTGGAAATGGTAGTCTGTCGATGTAAATGAATTTTCTCTGAAATATTGATGCCAGACATATTATTATTCCACCAGTCACAATCATGTAGATCATTTCCAATAGCAAGTAAGGTGCAAGCTCCAACCATGGTGGAGATGAGCCGCCAATCCATGCCCCCTTAACAACATCTATGTTCTTGCAAACCCAGAAGTCGGGTATCAGCTTAAGCGCCTCGCTGTAAGCTGGTACGTTAGGAACGATTAAGGATATGCATGAAATCCCCATGAGATACCCGTGACTGACCAAGACGCCTGCAAATGCGCCTAAACCAGTGAACAAAGCCATTTCCGCCCTATTGAACGCTTTATTGCCCATAAATGACATTAGAACAGCAATTATCCAAACAATACTTAAAGGCAAGAAACCCCACTCGGTTCCAGTTCCACCCCAAGCGCCTTCCTCCTGTCCATGAGCCCAAAAGGTCATGACGGTTTTCGGTATCATGATCGCCGTCAAAGCTATGATAAGAACCATGACAACTGCATAGCGTCCAGG encodes the following:
- a CDS encoding DUF6784 domain-containing protein is translated as MGKESSRGEVAVISPGRYAVVMVLIIALTAIMIPKTVMTFWAHGQEEGAWGGTGTEWGFLPLSIVWIIAVLMSFMGNKAFNRAEMALFTGLGAFAGVLVSHGYLMGISCISLIVPNVPAYSEALKLIPDFWVCKNIDVVKGAWIGGSSPPWLELAPYLLLEMIYMIVTGGIIICLASIFQRKFIYIDRLPFPSVVPAIVTVDLYDRKVNGSRAIIKDKWIWLGWIFGAIWAGPMTINMFYPLIPREHVFGRVPLDAQLAPIFSPYHVEGWWFIDPHTTVWYTIMPLDVLASIAIFDIIFYWIYPLAAHFTGAMAPGVSAWSYYWGDVAPGMAWLHMEHTGVWIGIGLWMIISGWKYLKDSFSRAIKGVSSSIPGDISDRALWITFILLWIIWMVIWVASGANIGVLIFTAVLYSVTMIGQMWVQSHNIEWLAAPFTWWTGHNYVFAFGEAIGAYTNPSTSLAALTARAMPQALPLSNANWSGAMPTLFAYKMCETGGVSPKTMFKSLFILLSAIAVIGVPIVTSMLYKYGAGVVLSGAAGGGGDINPVQAMAANAESGVFAPFTYWSSYKVTWTVIGIIFPIILFVLRSRFPWFFLHPAALMIWPICYGLFRSVPALIIKVAVLKIGGAKFYENVWVRIVAGFILGMITLDLVAMWALAAKTF
- a CDS encoding DUF5107 domain-containing protein, which translates into the protein MEGYGSFTRDVKIWEEPLVIPTYQISDPDPNPIFYTGRAYQGAQGHVYPYPMLDKLTDNRIEKVYKAAFLENEYIKVCVLPEIGGRIFFATDKTNNYDFFYHQHVIKPALIGMLGAWISGGVEWNIPHHHRATTFMPVDYTLRENPDGSKTIWVGEIELRHRMKWIVGITLYPGKSYIEVTIKLFNRTPLAHSFLIWANPAVHANENYQIIFPPRTEYATFHGKNQFSHWPISYEVFAGVDYTSGVDVSWWKNHLAPTSFFAWNYKDDFLAGYDHGKRAGTVAVANHHIVPGKKFFLWGNGSEGRMWEKILTDADGPYIELMIGAYSDNQPDYTWIQPYEVKTCKIYWYPIREIGGVKNANREAAINLEIDSENTVSIGVYTTSERKSSRVILKASGKVVFEREADISPTKPFVERVQLPLGAKEEDLELILLSSQGEEIISYKPVRKENAPMPKPVEPPKPPKEIETIEELYLTGLRLEQFYNPAIEPYPYYEEALRRDPYDYRTNIALAILYCKRGMFKEAEEHLRRALERATKNYVTPKDGEAYYYLGVALRAQEKYEEAYDAFYKATWYHAWHAAAYYSLAEIDCQRGDFLKALEHLDLSLSTNTLNTRALNLKATVLRKMRRLKEAEEIALKALAIDPLDFWAENELYLVKSKMGLKEEADKELENLRMKMRDNVQSYLELAVDYGNCGFLEEAIDVLSRAIELNKRGLSDFPMVYYYLGYFWDMKGERDKAMEYYRLGGKMPADYCFPFRVESLKVLKRVLEVNDHDAKAHFYLGNLLYYFNRYEEAIKEWEKSRDLDDTFSITHRNLGLAYARVRNDIHRAIASLEKAIECNSKDPRLYYELDRLYEIGGVPVEKRLSLLEKNHEAVVKRDDALSREIILYVQTGQYDKAIDLLRTHHFHVWEGGGEIHDVYVDAHLLRGLKKLESDRYEEALKDFEAALEYPENLEVGRPYRGVRLRDPQVYYYMGTAYEALGKENDAKICYERAISAKVELSELSYYQGLSLMKLGRREEADKIFDDLISFARERIEKGVGMDFFEKFGEKEFMQAQMAYYHYLLGLGYMGKGELQEAKDNFRAALKLNPYHVWAKVYLSELSKEMKNPQ